In the genome of Fusarium fujikuroi IMI 58289 draft genome, chromosome FFUJ_chr02, one region contains:
- a CDS encoding related to 2-polyprenyl-6-methoxyphenol hydroxylase and related FAD-dependent oxidoreductases, whose protein sequence is MAPLKVLICGGGCAGPALAFWLARLGHQVTIVERFPALRATGAQIDFREQGIATLKVMGIIDEIRAKLVDEAGVAFVDTNGKILGTVLANTSGKGAQSITSEFEIMRGDVVRILYDATKDDVKYIFNTTVEKYEQDEKSVLAHFSDGTSDSFDILVGADGQGSRIRKAIGQADSPDPYRKLGIHMAYYFIPREEGDSNIRRTYQASQGRMIFRRTHNSTETQVYLILKDNFPEVSSIHRGSVEQQKEFWTQRFRGAGWQTDRFLEGMKITENFYSQEVVQVQTDTWHKGRVVLLGDAAHCPSPFSGMGTTLGFIGAYVLAGEIQKNPENLSLAFENYDKVLRPFVDEVQNIKIGLIRRAIPDTQLGVTIIQWIAWFVCLLRIPYLISRFSSEEKAGWPLPKYPALKAYS, encoded by the coding sequence ATGGCACCATTGAAAGTGTTAATATGCGGAGGCGGCTGTGCCGGACCAGCCTTGGCTTTCTGGCTCGCCCGTCTCGGACATCAAGTAACCATTGTCGAGCGGTTCCCAGCCCTACGCGCAACTGGTGCACAAATCGACTTCCGGGAACAAGGCATTGCGACTCTCAAAGTAATGGGGATTATAGATGAGATACGCGCCAAGCTAGTTGACGAAGCAGGCGTTGCTTTCGTCGACACGAATGGAAAGATCTTAGGAACAGTGCTCGCCAATACATCTGGCAAAGGCGCTCAGTCCATAACCTCTGAGTTTGAAATCATGAGAGGAGATGTTGTAAGAATCCTATATGATGCAACGAAAGATGATGTCAAGTATATCTTCAACACAACTGTGGAGAAGTatgagcaagatgagaagagcgTACTTGCGCACTTCTCTGATGGGACGTCGGATTCTTTTGATATACTCGTTGGAGCAGACGGTCAGGGCTCAAGGATTCGAAAAGCTATTGGGCAAGCGGATTCTCCGGATCCTTACCGAAAACTCGGTATTCACATGGCTTATTATTTCATCCCACGCGAAGAAGGGGATAGTAATATCCGCAGGACATATCAAGCATCACAAGGTCGAATGATATTCCGTCGGACGCACAACTCAACTGAGACTCAAGTTTATCTCATTCTCAAAGATAATTTTCCCGAAGTCTCCAGTATTCATCGAGGTTCTGTTGAGCAGCAGAAAGAGTTCTGGACACAAAGATTTCGCGGTGCAGGATGGCAGACAGACCGATTCCTGGAGGGCATGAAGATAACAGAGAACTTTTACTCCCAAGAAGTTGTCCAGGTTCAGACAGATACTTGGCATAAAGGCCGTGTGGTCCTCCTAGGTGACGCAGCTCATTGTCCCTCTCCGTTCAGTGGCATGGGAACTACACTCGGCTTCATCGGTGCCTATGTGCTAGCGGGTGAGATTCAGAAGAACCCAGAGAATTTATCCCTGGCTTTCGAGAACTACGACAAAGTGCTACGACCATTTGTCGACGAGGTTCAGAATATCAAGATTGGGCTTATCCGGCGGGCTATACCTGATACTCAATTAGGTGTTACGATCATTCAGTGGATTGCTTGGTTTGTATGCCTTCTGAGAATTCCCTATCTTATTTCAAGGTTCTCGagcgaggagaaggctggtTGGCCGTTGCCAAAGTACCCTGCGCTCAAAGCGTACAGTTAA
- a CDS encoding related to general amidase — METKIWQQVIAEKRRQRTRVISAFVTENLPDKEDRRDAYKAITEVDDITILADKISTGKLRSEDVTLAAIEAHNKTNCLTEILFDDALEQAQELDAYYAKEKKTKGPLHGIPISLKDQFNVKCYDTTLGYTSKAFKPAHDDAVLVKILKKLGAVIICKTNLPQSIMWAETDNPLWGLTENPIIPGYTPGGSSGGESALIYSHGSLGGFGSDLGGSIRMPASMMGLYGFKPSSSRLPYGGVPVSTDGQEHVPSSIGPLARSLSTIYHLTKGITLQEPWKQDCRCVPIPWRQSEYDMTVNSKLTIGVLYDDGVVKPHPSVVRVLAQAAAALAADGHELVMWKPDLHAECIEVMDAYFTVDGGEDIRRDVEAGGEPFIPSVERLVNRGKPISVYEYWQLNKRKRELQQAYLEKWNNTLSKKGKIVDAIIMPALPHAAVPHNTVKWVGYTKVWNLLDYTALVIPGGKVEARDLDALWDHEPRNELDEWNTRLWEDNMQEMVKHHLPVDIQIVGRVLEEEKVLAVGKVLDDLLRTHLLEA, encoded by the exons ATGGAGACAAAAATCTGGCAACAAGTTATCGCAGAGAAGCGACGCCAACGGACCCGTGTCATCTCTGCTTTTGTCACCGAGAACCTACCAGACAAAGAGGACCGTCGGGATGCATACAAGGCCATCACCGAAGTCGATGATATCACTATCTTGGCTGATAAGATTTCGACTGGAAAGCTCAGAAGTGAAGACGTAACCCTGGC AGCCATTGAGGCGCATAACAAG ACAAACTG CCTGACCGAAATCCTCTTCGATGATGCTCTAGAGCAGGcccaagagcttgatgcGTATTATgccaaagaaaagaaaacaaaaggACCTTTGCACGGAATCCCTATAAGCCTGAAAGACCAGTTCAATGTCAAATGCTACGATACCACTCTTGGTTACACAAGCAAAGCCTTCAAGCCAGCCCACGATGATGCCGTCCTAGTAAAGATCTTGAAAAAGCTAGGCGCAGTCATCATTTGTAAAACAAATCTCCCACAGAGCATAATG TGGGCTGAAACCGACAATCCGCTTTGGGGGTTGACTGAGAACCCGATCATTCCCGGATATACGCCTGGAGGATCGTCGGGTGGGGAGTCAGCGTTGATTTACTCTCATGGGAGCCTCGGAGGTTTCGGATCAGATTTGGGTGGTAGCATCCGCATGCCAGCTTCTATGATGGGTTTATATGGTTTCAAGCCAAGC AGCTCAAGATTGCCATATGGAGGAGTGCCGGTCTCAACCGATGGACAAGAGCATGTTCCGTCTTCCATCGGTCCCTTGGCACGCTCCCTTTCGACCATTTACCATCTCACGAAAGGGATCACGCTTCAAGAACCCTGGAAACAAGACTGTCGTTGCGTGCCAATCCCATGGCGACAGTCTGAATATGACATGACCGTGAACAGCAAGTTAACAATCGGTGTATTGTACGACGACGGCGTTGTGAAGCCTCACCCTAGTGTTGTAAGGGTTCTCGCacaagctgcagctgccCTTGCGGCTGATGGCCATGAGCTTGTAATGTGGAAGCCTGACTTGCACGCAGAGTGCATAGAGGTTATGGATGCCTATTTCACAGTCGATGGAGGTGAAGACATTCGTCGTGATGTCGAGGCAGGAGGCGAGCCTTTTATCCCAAGCGTGGAGAGGCTTGTGAACAGGGGAAAGCCTATATCGGTTTATGAATATTGGCAGCTCAACAAACGGAAGCGAGAACTTCAGCAAGCATATCTCGAGAAGTGGAACAATACCCTCTCCAAAAAGGGGAAAATTGTGGACGCCATTATAATGCCGGCTCTACCACACGCAGCTGTGCCTCATAACACTGTCAAATGGGTGGGATACACCAAGGTCTGGAATCTTTTGGATTATACGGCTTTGGTCATTCCGGGAGGAAAGGTTGAAGCCAGGGATCTTGATGCATTGTGGGATCACGAGCCGAGGAACGAGTTGGATGAGTGGAATACCCGCCTTTGGGAGGATAATATGCAAGAGATGGtcaagcatcatcttcctgTGGATATACAGATCGTAGGGAGGGttttggaggaagaaaaggttCTGGCTGTTGGCAAGGTGCTAGATGATTTGCTACGTACCCATCTACTTGAGGCATAA
- a CDS encoding related to monocarboxylate transporter 4, whose product MLLNQDRDSVSAAETLADIENQVQQNTVEKSSTQNEPPDGGFNAWMQALLAHIVFFNTWGVANGFGIFQQYYTQTLGESQSTISWIGSVQVFFLFSVGVIAGRLTDAGHFRIIFPIGVFLQVFGLFMTSLCTTFWQIFLAQAVCLGIGNGFTFCPALAVLSQYFKKYRAFAVGLAAAGAAVGGLVYPVLVNWLIFHDNVGFPWTIRSMGFIMLATYIPCLIWLKPRLPPHPSGPWIDTTAFKELPFIFFTMSMFLNFWGLYFAFFYLGTFARDRAGISEPIYLLMILNGVGIFGRILPNIIADKWTGPLNILIPLSISSSLLVYCWAAIETAAGLHVFAVIYGFIAAALQALFPAVATQMAPDPRKTGTRVGMILGIVSIASLTGPFICGELIKAGNGSYLGSQMFAGSSIFLGALMAVACRIAKTGLVLRVKS is encoded by the coding sequence ATGTTACTCAACCAAGACAGAGATTCGGTCTCTGCAGCCGAGACATTGGCCGATATTGAAAACCAAGTCCAACAAAATACAGTCGAAAAGTCATCGACACAGAATGAACCACCAGACGGAGGCTTCAATGCTTGGATGCAGGCTCTTCTTGCCCACATCGTTTTCTTCAACACCTGGGGCGTGGCAAACGGCTTCGGAATCTTCCAACAATACTACACCCAAACCCTCGGGGAGAGTCAATCCACGATATCCTGGATAGGAAGCGTGCAAGTGTTTTTTCTATTTTCAGTCGGAGTCATAGCCGGCAGACTGACGGATGCCGGCCACTTTCGAATTATCTTCCCGATCGGTGTCTTCTTGCAGGTCTTTGGACTCTTCATGACTTCGTTATGCACGACTTTCTGGCAGATATTCCTCGCTCAAGCTGTTTGCCTAGGAATTGGCAATGGATTTACCTTCTGTCCGGCTCTAGCCGTTTTGTCGCAGTACTTCAAGAAGTATAGGGCTTTTGCTGTCGGACTGGCAGCCGCTGGCGCAGCAGTTGGCGGTTTAGTATACCCGGTTTTGGTTAACTGGCTCATCTTCCACGACAACGTCGGCTTCCCCTGGACTATCAGAAGCATGGGATTTATCATGCTTGCTACATATATCCCTTGCCTTATATGGCTCAAGCCTCGACTACCACCTCATCCCAGCGGCCCATGGATCGATACAACAGCTTTTAAGGAACTGCCCTTTATCTTCTTTACCATGAGCATGTTTCTCAACTTTTGGGGCCTCTATTTTGCCTTCTTCTATCTCGGAACCTTTGCTCGCGATCGAGCGGGAATTTCTGAACCCATCTATCTTCTCATGATACTAAATGGCGTTGGGATATTCGGCCGTATCCTGCCCAATATCATTGCGGATAAGTGGACAGGACCCCTCAACATACTCATTCCTCTAAGCATATCCTCTAGTTTGTTGGTCTACTGTTGGGCAGCCATAGAAACAGCTGCTGGGCTTCATGTCTTCGCTGTGATCTACGGTTTCATCGCTGCAGCATTACAAGCTCTGTTTCCGGCTGTTGCGACACAAATGGCACCTGATCCAAGAAAGACAGGGACAAGAGTTGGAATGATATTAGGCATTGTCAGTATTGCAAGTCTGACTGGCCCTTTTATCTGCGGCGAGCTTATCAAAGCTGGAAACGGTAGTTACCTTGGGTCTCAGATGTTTGCTGGTTCTTCAATATTCCTGGGTGCGCTCATGGCAGTGGCGTGTCGAATCGCCAAGACTGGTCTTGTGCTGAGGGTCAAATCATAG
- a CDS encoding related to Pdr3p, translating to MSTSQGRKRSRLACETCRDLKRKCDGAQPCGACVRFEYECTYKTSSNKKRKAHEAPLLPSPPVHTEKDSRPSRSDHATSPRHLQSLEANSGAAFLRRLALRLDPKNAPRMHTFSWNAFLGARNSSHVPVSRPITDLLSKEDMESLSAVYFQKMDPIYGFVDRNDISQTIQGRWSGYIYDQSQDSILCGIAAIGCLFSQVEPPPVELDLIETARFILEQKMSDDPSAASVTGWLLRVVYLRIAGTPHTAWMASSILMHMLEAAGLHCEPSQESVLPVTEEKVDAELRRRLFAVAEHLNIWISFDMGRSRTILCNSTLEMPCSREGDYTHELMELLPYSTELDPNKTQDVSELEASLSTVLSRTHSVPPSIMAQTNLSLCLCRRLQSMNTTFSGKILDQILSITKTGIEAAQAILDARSPWHHMANVPFQIICVLLAIDTGESIAQLKDAMQCLSNVATVYNTNATKEALNTASLLILMQQRRKEKCASTLSDVLKTFPIVSLPETRDETPVAEMDDMRWLNNLVGDLSSFDYADLDRFLFPNMF from the coding sequence ATGTCCACTTCTCAAGGCCGTAAGCGTTCAAGACTCGCCTGTGAAACATGCCGGGATTTAAAACGGAAATGCGACGGCGCCCAGCCCTGCGGAGCCTGTGTCCGCTTTGAGTACGAGTGCACCTACAAGACATCCtccaacaagaagaggaaggccCATGAggctcctcttcttccttcacctCCTGTTCACACTGAGAAGGACTCTAGACCTTCGAGGAGTGATCATGCTACTTCGCCAAGGCATTTACAGTCGCTGGAAGCGAATTCTGGGGCAGCATTTCTTAGAAGGTTGGCACTGAGGTTGGATCCTAAGAATGCGCCCAGGATGCACACCTTTTCTTGGAATGCCTTTCTTGGAGCGCGGAATTCTTCCCATGTTCCTGTTTCGCGACCAATTACAGATCTACTATCCAAAGAAGACATGGAGAGCTTGAGTGCCGTTTACTTTCAAAAGATGGACCCAATTTATGGGTTCGTTGATCGGAACGATATCTCACAGACTATACAAGGCAGGTGGTCTGGGTATATTTACGATCAGTCTCAAGATTCGATATTATGCGGCATCGCAGCTATCGGGTGTCTATTCTCACAAGTCGAACCTCCACCAGTGGAACTTGACTTGATAGAAACAGCACGATTTATCCTTGAGCAGAAGATGTCTGATGACCCTTCGGCTGCTAGTGTCACCGGCTGGCTTCTTCGGGTTGTATACCTGAGAATAGCCGGAACGCCACATACAGCATGGATGGCGAGTTCAATCCTTATGCACATGCTGGAAGCAGCTGGCCTGCATTGTGAACCATCCCAAGAATCAGTCCTTCCAGTAACAGAAGAGAAGGTCGATGCCGAGCTTCGGAGACGACTCTTCGCTGTTGCTGAACACCTCAATATTTGGATTTCATTTGACATGGGTCGGTCCAGAACCATCTTGTGTAATTCAACACTGGAGATGCCTTGTTCGAGAGAAGGAGACTATACCCATGAACTCATGGAATTGCTCCCGTACTCAACAGAGCTTGACCCTAACAAGACACAAGATGTTTCCGAGCTTGAGGCCTCGCTATCAACTGTCTTAAGCCGAACTCATTCTGTTCCGCCATCTATTATGGCGCAGACCAACCTCTCTTTATGTCTCTGTCGTCGACTCCAGTCGATGAACACGACGTTCTCAGGAAAGATTCTCGACCAGATCCTTTCTATCACAAAAACAGGCATCGAAGCAGCTCAAGCTATTCTAGATGCACGCTCACCATGGCATCATATGGCCAACGTGCCGTTTCAGATTATCTGTGTTCTACTAGCCATTGATACAGGTGAATCAATTGCTCAGCTCAAGGATGCCATGCAATGTCTTAGTAACGTTGCTACTGTGTATAACACGAATGCTACGAAAGAGGCTCTCAACACAGCTTCTTTGCTTATACTGATGCAACAGCGGCGCAAGGAGAAGTGTGCATCGACCTTGAGTGATGTGCTGAAAACCTTTCCTATAGTTTCCCTACCAGAGACGCGAGATGAGACTCCTGTTGCAGAGATGGATGATATGAGATGGCTGAATAACTTGGTTGGAGATCTTTCCAGTTTCGACTATGCTGATTTGGATCGATTTCTCTTTCCGAACATGTTTTAA
- a CDS encoding probable NADH-ubiquinone oxidoreductase 19.3 kDa subunit, mitochondrial precursor, whose amino-acid sequence MTRLQLARSIARPLSITSTPTIPPQARRITENRFEHQKRHGSSKAAKNTAPNAHPASLADVKPNNLVDYALTTLDKIANWSRIGSLWPLSFGLACCSLEMMHVSMPRYDQDRLGIIFRASPRQADVMIVAGTVTNKMAPALRQVYDQMPEPRWVISMGSCANGGGYYYYSYSIVRGVDRIVPVDIYVPGCPPTAEALMYGVFQLQRKIRSQRASRMWYRKK is encoded by the exons ATGACCCGATTACAATTGGCAAGAT CTATAGCTCGCCCTCTCTCCATCACATCTACTCCAACGATCCCACCGCAAGCCCGCAGAATAACAGAAAACCGATTCGAGCATCAGAAGCGACATGGTTCCTCCAAAGCGGCCAAGAATACAGCACCCAATGCGCACCCAGCTTCGCTCGCCGATGTAAAGCCAAACAACCTAGTCGACTATGCCCT CACGACGCTGGATAAGATAGCCAATTGGAGCCGAATCGGCTCCCTCTGGCCACTGAGCTTTGGCCTCGCCTGTTGCAGTCTCGAAATGATGCACGTTTCGATGCCACGCTACGACCAAGACCGTCTGGGCATCATCTTCCGCGCGTCTCCGAGACAGGCAGATGTCATGATAGTCGCAGGGACAGTCACAAATAAGATGGCCCCTGCATTGCGACAAGTCTACGATCAGATGCCTGAGCCACGTTGGGTCATCAGCATGGGATCTTGTGCTAACGGAGGAGGGTACTATTACTACAGCTATAGCATCGTTAGGGGAGTTGATCGTATTGTTCCGGTCGATATCTATGTTCCTGGCTGCCCACCGACTGCTGAGGCTTTGATGTATGGGGTATTTCAGCTGCAGAGGAAGATCAGGAGTCAAAGAGCTTCGAGGATGTGGTATCGAAAGAAGTAG
- a CDS encoding related to transcription initiation factor IID 250K chain splice form 2 → MAEENDFSSFDENAWKAQDAADDREIAKLLGDSQNNGGGIVLDNVAFDQSGKADDAEDYEDISDDDLPDEEEPSAGVSMEMPGLTDDGGTSHDPDDLFGEGPSSPDPILGPSSPAPHIRDADTTDDTQPLDSSLSFPGINFDPEPHLDNQDHDIPAPAETVEDLLKATWPAFKKGHILTWSELLPAKKATWKEKKPVKKPKQLVTSKLTLELAPDQEKLFRIPGTATVTRKPRQGEERGLVYCGMDQEDQAEDNVQFDLDQESDSETVAGFTLRDIELACEDWGASIEAIEADFKARQAAEQQEQQARKRVFEEQDDEWDAEFLMDLGDDGPPRPKKRKTVKLGLPEIPRYAAPSFDNFEDATRRGAKRVQLDMSDPYLLIETQETQRNAKRPRTDNKLKRMANGNLGRDVSNRFNISNDEAYEALKENHQSKVRATLGNISVEHSMPAIKLSWPYYKVKLGGTTDEYHRPRFRYKKFAGHIIKFDKPAHQKRKQMKGKAHEVFLKSRDLSINDNSTAVLYEYCEQRPRVLSSFGMGNRLINYYRRKDTNEDEQLPKQELGEYRMLLPEDRSPFSLFGTVDPGETVPTLHNEMYRAPVFKHNPRGSDFLIVRSTTGEHGSRWFLHKIDHLYVVGQQFPSVEVPGPHSRKVTNASKNRMKMLAFRMIRHSDTDNCQLSDITKHIADSTDTQNRQKLKEFLQYDRESGEKGMWRLKPGEILPDESTIRSMIKPEEVCLLDAMQLGIKELEDAGYDPRNASLEEDVQNNDADGDDDDVEDEGSKITKGAKKQQEKQEETLADKMAPWKTTKAFIDACAQKAMLQLHGEGDPTGHGLGFSFIRTSMKGGYIEAVQGPLATSADAMEREKRANGGHAYNVKKQQAMYEEGIREIWEKQKSTLSDGQEHDDKDVAVTEDEDDRFNVQSAMTPAQFDDGTSQISGLTSASRQQRRAIRITREIRMPDGSTQDRVEVVHDPVVISQYMKRRTEADLEMREYVHPPNNSRQAVQQPQSRGVVTRKRRRTYGVGTPGSRNDIAGLEFRAPAYVYLSTASTVPVLQAMPTMTVLQALESRRSSNDSRRTKLDDRLGSNKKSSTKRPAQEMSGHPVSMAIKSQLEQPASVPIVAKLVTSRQTRSMSPHSPSSLPFVSPPSPMSFNWCAPLEVDNAKRSRSRKSRLQLAMEQCDKGKARDAKKRAEEKARADKAIALQLQRERRAAKKEAERKLRDAEAKRQQEEREAKARQAQQQRAAKAREKAEKKRVKEERQRRNRERKAFEEEIVRARREAERIRNAWKVPKWRSGGAWR, encoded by the exons ATGGCTGAGGAGAACGATTTCTCGTCGTTTGACGAGAACGCCTGGAAGGCCCAGGATGCCGCCGACGATCGAGAAATCGCGAAACTACTGGGAGATTCGCAAAACAACGGAGGCGGTATCGTTCTCGACAATGTCGCATTCGATCAGTCCGGCAAGGCGGACGATGCAGAGGATTATGAAGATATCAGTGACGATGATTTAccagacgaggaggagcccAGCGCTGGTGTTTCTATGGAGATGCCTGGCCTCACGGACGATGGCGGAACTAGTCATGATCCAGATGATCTCTTTGGAGAggggccttcttctccagacCCAATTCTAGGTCCCTCTTCCCCAGCACCTCACATTCGCGATGCCGACACTACCGACGACACCCAACCTCTCGACTCGAGTCTTAGCTTTCCTGGCATCAACTTTGACCCCGAACCACATCTCGATAATCAGGATCATGACATCCCCGCACCCGCTGAAACCGTCGAGGACCTCCTAAAAGCTACATGGCCTGCTTTCAAGAAGGGGCACATCTTGACATGGAGCGAACTCCTaccagccaagaaggccacatggaaggagaagaaaccCGTCAAAAAGCCCAAGCAGCTCGTCACCAGCAAACTTACACTCGAACTCGCTCCCGATCAAGAGAAGCTGTTCCGTATCCCAGGCACTGCAACCGTCACCCGCAAACCTAGGCAGGGCGAGGAGAGAGGTTTAGTGTACTGTGGTatggatcaagaagatcaagccgAGGATAATGTCCAGTTCGATCTCGATCAAGAGTCCGATTCCGAAACGGTTGCTGGATTCACCCTACGTGATATTGAGCTTGCCTGCGAAGATTGGGGCGCCAGCATCGAGGCTATCGAAGCCGATTTCAAGGCCCGACAAGCGGCCGAGCAGCAGGAACAGCAAGCGCGGAAGCGCGTGTTTGAGGAGCAGGACGATGAATGGGATGCTGAGTTCCTGATGGACCTTGGCGACGATGGACCACCACGACCGAAGAAACGAAAGACAGTCAAACTTGGCCTACCAGAGATCCCCCGATACGCTGCACCCTCCTTCGACAACTTCGAAGACGCCACCCGCAGAGGTGCCAAGAGGGTGCAACTGGATATGAGCGATCCTTACCTCCTTATCGAAACTCAGGAAACTCAGCGGAATGCAAAGCGACCTCGCACAGATAACAAGCTGAAGCGCATGGCAAACGGCAACCTCGGCCGCGATGTCTCCAACCGGTTCAACATCTCGAACGACGAGGCGTACGAGGCTTTGAAGGAAAACCATCAAAGCAAGGTCCGCGCTACACTCGGCAACATTTCTGTCGAGCACAGCATGCCCGCTATCAAGCTCTCATGGCCATACTACAAAGTTAAGCTCGGTGGTACGACAGATGAgtatcatcgtcctcgtttCAGGTACAAGAAATTTGCTGGTCATATCATCAAGTTTGATAAGCCGGCACACCAGAAGCGAAAGCAAATGAAGGGCAAAGCGCATGAAGTCTTCCTCAAGTCCAGGGATTTGAGTATTAACGACAACTCAACGGCTGTTCTTTACGAGTACTGTGAGCAACGTCCACGAGTGCTCAGCAGCTTCGGTATGGGCAACCGCTTGATCAACTACTATCGCCGGAAAGACACAAACGAAGATGAGCAACTGCCGAAACAAGAACTTGGAGAGTATCGCATGCTTCTTCCTGAAGATCGATCCCCCTTCTCCCTTTTCGGTACTGTTGACCCCGGTGAGACTGTGCCAACATTGCACAACGAGATGTACCGAGCTCCCGTCTTCAAGCATAACCCAAGAGGTAGTGACTTCTTGATTGTGCGCAGCACTACTGGTGAACATGGTTCGAGGTGGTTCCTGCACAAGATCGATCATCTTTATGTCGTCGGTCAGCAATTCCCCTCAGTCGAGGTTCCAGGACCACACAGTCGCAAGGTCACGAATGCCTCAAAGAACAGAATGAAGATGCTCGCATTTCGCATGATAAGACATAGCGATACCGACAACTGTCAATTGTCCGACATCACCAAGCATATTGCCGACTCCACCGACACTCAAAATCGtcagaagctcaaagaatTCCTACAGTACGACAGGGAGAGCGGCGAGAAGGGTATGTGGCGACTGAAACCTGGCGAAATACTGCCTGATGAGAGTACGATTCGTTCCATGATTAAGCCGGAAGAGGTTTGCCTACTCGATGCTATGCAACTTGgtatcaaggagcttgaggatgccGGATACGACCCTCGAAATGCTTCCCTTGAGGAAGATGTTCAGAACAATGATGCAGATGgggacgacgatgatgtcgaggatgaagGCAGCAAGATTACCAAGGGCGCCAAAAAGCAGCaagagaagcaagaagaaactCTCGCGGACAAGATGGCCCCATGGAAGACGACCAAGGCTTTCATCGACGCATGCGCCCAAAAGGCCATGCTTCAACTTCATGGTGAAGGAGACCCAACGGGCCATGGTCTCggcttctccttcattcGAACCTCCATGAAGGGCGGATATATCGAGGCAGTTCAGGGACCGCTTGCTACATCTGCAGATGCTATGGAGCGTGAAAAGCGAGCTAATGGTGGCCACGCCTATAATGTCAAAAAGCAGCAAGCAATGTACGAGGAAGGTATTCGAGAAATTTgggagaagcaaaagtctACACTTTCAGATGGTCAAGAGCATGACGACAAAGATGTTGCAGTaacagaagatgaagatgacagaTTCAACGTTCAGTCAGCCATGACTCCAGCCCAGTTCGACGACGGTACTAGCCAAATTAGTGGTTTGACTTCGGCAAGTCGACAGCAACGACGCGCTATTCGCATAACCCGAGAAATCCGAATGCCCGATGGCAGTACGCAAGACCGAGTCGAAGTCGTTCACGATCCGGTTGTGATTTCGCAGTATATGAAGCGGCGAACAGAGGCGGAtcttgagatgagagagtACGTGCACCCACCCAACAACTCGCGGCAAGCAGTTCAGCAACCACAGAGCAGGGGAGTCGTGACAAGAAAACGTCGACGAACCTACGGAGTCGGCACCCCTGGCTCAAGAAATGACATTGCTGGATTGGAGTTTAGAGCACCGGCTTACGTGTATCTTTCAACAGCATCTACAGTTCCCGTCCTACAGGCAATGCCGACCATGACCGTCTTGCAGGCATTAG AatcaagaaggagctcgAACGACtcgagaagaacaaagcTCGACGACAGGCTCGGGAGCAACAAAAAGAGCTCCACCAAAAGGCCAGCACAGGAGATGTCGGGTCACCCAGTGTCAATGGCGATAAAGTCCCAACTGGAACAACCCGCAAGTGTGCCAATTGTGGCCAAGTTGGTCACATCAAGACAAACAAGAAGTATGAGCCCCCATTCTCCATCATCGCTTCCCTTTGTTTCTCCCCCTTCCCCCATGTCGTTCAATTGGTGTGCGCCTCTAGAGGTCGACAACGCGAAGCGCAGTCGCTCGCGCAAGTCCCGATTGCAACTGGCCATGGAACAATGCGACAAAGGAAAGGCACGAGATGCCAAAAAGCGTGCTGAAGAAAAGGCTCGTGCGGACAAGGCAATCGCTCTTCAACTACAGCGGGAGCGGCGAGCGgcaaagaaagaagcagagcGCAAGCTGCGAGATGCTGAGGCCAAGcggcagcaagaagagcgtGAAGCCAAAGCCCGgcaagctcaacagcaacgAGCCGCTAAAGCCAGAgaaaaggctgagaagaagagagtcaAAGAAGAACGCCAGCGCCGCAACCGAGAGCGAAAAGCTTTCGAGGAAGAGATTGTGCGTGCGAGACGTGAAGCTGAACGCATCCGCAATGCCTGGAAGGTGCCCAAATGGCGCTCTGGAGGTGCATGGCGTTGA